The Pelagibacterium halotolerans B2 nucleotide sequence ACCTGATCGCCCGGTTCGCCGGATACTTGGATATCCTCAATTGCTAGACGTTGAGCCGCAAATCCCCAAAGGATTTGGGCGGCCTTGGCGCATGTCGCGTCGGGTCCACTGCCACTGAAAGGATCCATGATGATCTCGGGCAAGGTAAAGTTCTTCAATGCGACCAAGGGCTTCGGCTTCATTCAGCCCGATCAGGGCGGCGAAGATGCATTCGTGCACATTTCCGCTGTCGAGCGCGCCGGAATGGCGACGCTGGTCGAAGGTCAGGCTGTGAGCTACGAGCTCGAAAGCGGCCGCGACGGACGCAAGTCGGCCATCAACATCCAGGCCGCCTAATACGATTATGGGCCGTCTTTCGAGCGCATGCTCAAGAGGCGGCCCTTATTAAATCTCAGGAGATATCTCAATGGAAGCTCCGCCCAAGGTGAGCCCGCAGCGCAAATATGCCGAGATGGAAGCGCGCCAGAAAGAGGCGCTGCGCCAGGAAGAAATCGCACTGGACGCGACCCGCGCCAAGACCGAGCGCCTCAAGGCCCTGCGGCTCGAAAAAGAGCGCCAGGACGCCATCGAAAAGGCCGCCAAAAAGGCTGCCCCCAGGAAAAAAGCCGCTGTCCGTCGCAAGACGACGACAGCCTGAGACCATTCGGTGGGGCGGGACAGGACCGTGATCCCCCACCTGTCACCCCGGCCTTGAGCCGGGGCCCAGTACACTCAGCGTCCGAGACAGAACCGCCAACTCTGCCGGTTACTGGATCTCGGGTCTTCGCCCGGGATGACGCCGTGGGACAGGCTCACGTCCAGCCGCGAGCTGACCGCCTTAATCGTTGAACGGTTCGATAAGGATCGCGTCGCGGTCCGCCTTGCGGTGCAGCGGGTAGGCCCTGTCGCCGTACAGTTTCTGCAGGTCGCGGGGCGAATAGCTGCGCCCGTCAACGATCATGCGCGCGCCGTGAAGGCTCACGGGCGGCACTTCCTCGAGCGCAAATCGGATGGCTTTCGCAGCGCTCGGGAATCGTCGCGATCCCTGCTCAAGCGCAGTCCGCCAGTCGCGGCCCAGATAAAGGGACGCTTCGGCGTTGAAATCTATGGTTTTCATGTGTCTTTCTGGCCGCCACTGGACGGCCTGGTCTATGCAGTGGCGCCACGAT carries:
- a CDS encoding cold-shock protein, with amino-acid sequence MISGKVKFFNATKGFGFIQPDQGGEDAFVHISAVERAGMATLVEGQAVSYELESGRDGRKSAINIQAA